One genomic segment of Caldimonas brevitalea includes these proteins:
- a CDS encoding fascin domain-containing protein, which translates to MKTHLPSATALLLVVILSAAQSADATTPGEAGAASSMEQRASSASGHSESDADASRPQAATAGDMFCVRYLIVAEATNQYVTAEVGYTGDMYGLIRARTRRGSAGDWEKFELCRSTDWESGTYAIWSRAAGNYVSTEVERTGSHYARLRARSSFLGGHELFRVRSLYRNQYGEQVFSLQSVANNLYVSAELNYAGGEQGMLRARNSFVGGQEAFILVEGGGR; encoded by the coding sequence ATGAAAACCCACCTTCCGTCCGCGACTGCACTCCTGCTTGTCGTCATTCTCAGCGCGGCGCAGTCCGCCGACGCCACCACCCCGGGAGAGGCAGGCGCGGCCAGCAGTATGGAGCAGCGTGCAAGTTCGGCATCGGGGCACAGCGAATCAGACGCCGACGCCAGCCGACCACAAGCGGCCACGGCTGGCGACATGTTTTGTGTGCGGTACCTCATCGTCGCCGAGGCGACCAACCAGTACGTCACGGCGGAGGTCGGCTACACCGGTGACATGTATGGGCTGATCCGTGCTCGAACGCGGCGCGGTAGCGCCGGTGATTGGGAAAAGTTCGAATTGTGTCGGTCGACAGACTGGGAATCCGGCACCTACGCGATATGGTCGCGGGCCGCCGGCAATTATGTTTCCACGGAAGTAGAGAGAACCGGCAGCCACTATGCCAGGCTCAGGGCGAGGAGTAGCTTTCTGGGCGGCCATGAACTGTTCCGGGTGCGTTCCTTGTACCGCAACCAGTATGGGGAACAGGTCTTCAGCCTCCAATCCGTTGCCAACAATTTATACGTTTCCGCGGAGCTGAACTACGCTGGCGGCGAGCAAGGAATGCTGCGGGCGAGGAACAGTTTCGTAGGAGGGCAGGAGGCTTTTATTCTTGTCGAGGGCGGCGGCCGGTAG
- a CDS encoding RHS repeat-associated core domain-containing protein yields the protein MTSYRLAGCSTLLALTLSLPTCTSAAGYTLLPTEDNAHGLGDTTGVFSVSHDGEARYEIPLWVPPGRAAVQPVLALAYGSRGGNGPVGVGWRLAGASQITRCRRTLAQNGVNAAVDFTAADAFCLDGQQLVAVGLTSTGALEYRPEQQASTRVLMHLDASGPTHFEVATRDGRVSTYGSALGGSAGGNARLEGTRLGMTMAGSDDTLTTTQQTVRHAWALSEVRDRAGNYLRWTYKLSSAQCPGAPYVEQLPAEISYTGFSGFAAGAPAPATRKVIFGYEARPDSEYRFVSGLGLRSTERLATIEMHGPGLSDASYAGSTTLLRRFTLRYDTYSVSARSLLTGVQECDGSGVCRVPFDFRWEVGCGVGTVTFPIRIGTECSAGTDPNASPFEDIDLGVAEEMKFSGDSTAWQVVPQIADLWTLQTADIDGDGRDDLLYRVPVLNSSRTALLQSDWHFRLSTGRGFGPASKAFLPESKTGRAIDDLRTVGLNTDGRVDVVAVQHADPNLGHNGSYEAFTFDGTRFQPAAIGAETFQGWWTASQPVLFPAMHIADLNGDGRPEFVRSTVATSPSQPSGEPKPFRWAFRRNTSGASIALDDYESMGIVSGFEHASHVVDWNNDGNVDFLARDAIASGAGDGFSAQYFAVSVTPQGQVNKVPTALSALPIELSVQITPSGAPSWPQYHYLRPWFIDVNGDGLRDAVAVREHLKIPFPSSTGLTTFNGQPYVALNTGNGFQAYQKKFTDPVGEISPTFDVPAGRTVDVGVRPFDYNQDGRMDLLVGDNGQRLGGGPRRSTLVVLESNDTGFNTRRLNIGIGDSTLLGPRGGPWDRGHGQRMLQLLDANGDGLTDIVQVLGGRLHLYLRKGRKPDALVAVAARPQSPGIQITYAAIGADPSLYTRGTCSHPQECVARGIWVVARHTIEDGATGQNAWRYTYKDGRQDLQGRGWLGFGTSSVVDEQLAEIRTTTRDHATVGRVSPTAATYSYPFAGMVERSTYEVKVDSTANAPTYRRATHATLATRLDASQKILIPYPQSTTTTESEGVGAPAPFRTRTNVLEVDGYGSPTNSTQTTVASAVAGGPAYSRNVAISYRNDATRWLVALPLTVTALSTVPGRPAETRDWRYDYEQANGLLATVEVMPSQFDATVSASSSDVYLHTAYSRDAFGLVTGVSRSAGTLREETIAYDTLDHTFPQIVTNAAGHRTTVYYHSGLGVLASIDDPNGVRTDQLYDGYGRVRKIDGPGEADATFRYTSGYSGNNVQGRAIVRDLAQSPVLWKDPRQTIVYDRIGRPARIAHTTFAGGQSVSDVSYDRHGRVVGRTVPYRSSGPPPAAGSWAYAYDNLGRMKSSTRPASAPRTFEYDGLVSSTRDEQGNLRYAVTDVLGRIVKSVDVEPGGRELSSTFEYGPFDVLTATTGPAGDVVSFEHDALGRLTKRTSFDAGVETASFNAFGDPKQFTDGSGQTTTIAVDVLGRIYTTTNSSGTTFFVWDSAANGVGKLAQTQSADGVATAYSYDLSGRVTNEVTSVQGQSWLVGRLYDAYGRLEWLTVPSATLRYTYNDHGFLHEIRADGTNGALYWRADARNAAGAITGETFGNGLQTTRAYDIENRLKYVESAGTSGPIQRLAYDYADPRGHLTGRHDPRAKTTETFDFDFLSRLSLWSVYQDCGRSVLKYGYDDAGNLLTRTVLEGLGDNVVNSYTGLGGGPHAVKSSTTGTRVGSFGYDAAGRQTTGSHRTITYTPFHLPSKIVTSADTTDFKYDAFRKRVIKSSASEETAYVGGVYERRKSGGAVVHVVTVMGAERAVAQLVSAETNGVITDRHVLYLHDDRMGSTDAVTDSSGAITDRLKFDPFGSRRNPLQLADPTRIPDGVVHRGFGGHEADPEAGLTNMGGRIYDPATARFLTPDPFVRTNGSGQARNPYSYVLNNPLAFSDPTGFQDARIDKSLGGESPQGGDTGDSASWLSELLEWLVGPSKNSSGASGPPSAPGQADVQGSSPGGFAQEPLVRQPLPHDRPLADLSHADQAEVFVRQMQVKNDAARQAHRELQISLTNPLMFMPMFTPGQGLKGMETGPGILLDLALTADDFNDWIGPFYRMNQRIANSEAEALKQFRADRRNTAERAHYRLVTESLNERLGLYWAWQELPDARAPAPATWEDVVKIFNHLGLYLPSQVPPDPSKTTNGTP from the coding sequence ATGACTTCGTACAGACTAGCCGGGTGTTCCACGCTGCTGGCGTTGACGCTATCCCTACCCACCTGCACATCCGCGGCCGGGTACACACTGCTGCCGACGGAGGACAATGCCCACGGGCTCGGCGACACAACCGGCGTGTTCAGCGTCTCGCATGACGGAGAAGCTCGATACGAAATTCCCCTCTGGGTCCCCCCCGGCCGTGCTGCCGTGCAACCTGTGCTGGCCTTGGCCTACGGCAGCCGGGGAGGCAACGGGCCCGTCGGCGTGGGGTGGCGCCTTGCGGGTGCCTCGCAGATCACGAGATGTCGTCGTACTCTCGCTCAGAACGGCGTGAACGCGGCGGTGGACTTCACCGCGGCTGATGCATTTTGTCTGGACGGACAGCAGCTTGTCGCCGTCGGCTTGACCAGTACCGGAGCGCTCGAATACCGTCCCGAGCAGCAAGCGTCGACCCGCGTGCTGATGCACCTCGATGCCTCGGGTCCGACCCACTTCGAGGTGGCCACGCGTGACGGCCGCGTGTCGACGTACGGATCCGCGCTCGGCGGTTCAGCCGGCGGCAATGCGCGCCTGGAAGGGACTCGCCTCGGGATGACGATGGCCGGCAGCGACGACACGCTCACGACCACCCAGCAGACAGTCCGCCACGCGTGGGCCCTCTCGGAGGTGAGGGACCGAGCGGGAAACTACCTGCGATGGACTTACAAGCTCTCGAGCGCGCAATGCCCCGGCGCCCCGTACGTCGAGCAGCTCCCTGCCGAGATCAGCTACACCGGATTCAGCGGCTTTGCGGCGGGTGCGCCAGCACCTGCGACCCGCAAGGTGATATTTGGGTACGAGGCTCGACCCGACTCCGAGTATCGGTTTGTCTCGGGGCTGGGACTGCGGTCGACCGAGCGCCTGGCCACCATCGAGATGCACGGCCCCGGCCTGAGCGACGCCAGCTACGCAGGCTCCACCACATTGCTCAGGCGGTTCACGCTGCGCTACGACACGTACAGCGTCAGTGCCCGCAGTCTGCTCACCGGCGTCCAGGAATGCGACGGCAGCGGAGTGTGCAGGGTACCGTTCGACTTCCGGTGGGAAGTGGGATGCGGCGTGGGGACCGTTACGTTCCCAATACGCATCGGCACGGAGTGCAGCGCTGGCACTGATCCCAATGCGAGCCCCTTCGAGGACATCGACCTGGGTGTTGCCGAGGAGATGAAGTTTTCGGGCGACTCGACAGCGTGGCAGGTTGTTCCGCAAATTGCCGATCTCTGGACCTTGCAGACCGCTGACATCGACGGCGACGGCCGCGACGACCTGCTGTACCGCGTGCCCGTTTTGAACTCATCGCGAACGGCGCTCCTTCAATCAGACTGGCACTTCCGCCTTTCGACGGGGCGAGGATTCGGCCCCGCATCAAAAGCTTTTCTGCCCGAATCAAAAACGGGGCGCGCCATCGATGATCTCCGAACCGTCGGCCTCAACACCGATGGGCGGGTGGACGTCGTAGCGGTACAGCATGCCGATCCGAACCTCGGCCACAACGGGTCCTATGAGGCTTTCACGTTCGATGGAACACGTTTCCAGCCGGCGGCGATCGGTGCGGAAACCTTCCAGGGTTGGTGGACAGCGAGCCAACCGGTGCTGTTCCCGGCGATGCACATAGCGGACTTGAACGGAGACGGGCGTCCTGAGTTCGTGCGCTCCACGGTCGCCACCTCTCCGTCGCAACCTTCCGGGGAGCCGAAACCGTTTCGCTGGGCGTTCCGCCGAAACACGTCAGGCGCTTCGATCGCGCTGGATGATTACGAATCCATGGGGATCGTGAGTGGTTTTGAGCACGCGTCGCACGTGGTCGATTGGAACAATGATGGCAACGTCGACTTCCTTGCTCGAGACGCCATTGCCAGCGGCGCCGGCGATGGGTTCTCCGCCCAGTACTTCGCCGTGAGCGTGACTCCGCAGGGACAGGTCAACAAGGTGCCAACGGCGTTGTCAGCGCTGCCCATCGAACTGAGTGTGCAAATCACGCCGTCCGGTGCGCCGAGTTGGCCGCAGTACCACTACCTGCGGCCGTGGTTCATCGACGTGAACGGCGATGGTTTGCGCGACGCCGTGGCCGTGCGCGAGCACCTCAAGATCCCGTTTCCAAGTTCCACTGGCCTGACCACGTTCAACGGCCAGCCGTATGTCGCGCTCAATACCGGAAACGGCTTCCAGGCGTACCAGAAGAAGTTCACGGATCCGGTGGGCGAGATCTCTCCGACCTTCGACGTCCCGGCTGGCCGCACGGTCGACGTTGGTGTGCGGCCGTTCGACTACAACCAGGACGGCCGCATGGACCTGCTTGTCGGCGACAACGGACAGCGCCTCGGCGGCGGGCCGCGGAGGTCGACGCTCGTGGTGCTGGAATCGAACGACACCGGGTTCAACACCCGGCGTCTGAACATCGGCATCGGAGATTCAACGCTACTTGGCCCGCGCGGCGGGCCCTGGGATCGCGGGCACGGGCAGCGCATGCTGCAACTGCTCGACGCCAACGGCGATGGCCTGACCGACATCGTGCAAGTGCTTGGCGGGCGGCTGCACCTGTACCTGCGAAAGGGGCGCAAGCCCGACGCCTTGGTCGCGGTGGCCGCTCGCCCGCAGTCGCCCGGCATTCAGATCACATACGCCGCGATCGGCGCGGACCCGTCGCTCTACACCCGCGGCACCTGCTCGCATCCGCAGGAGTGCGTGGCGCGGGGGATTTGGGTGGTGGCGCGGCACACCATCGAGGACGGCGCAACGGGGCAGAACGCGTGGCGCTACACGTACAAGGACGGCCGCCAGGACTTGCAGGGACGGGGCTGGCTCGGATTCGGGACGTCGTCCGTCGTGGATGAGCAGCTCGCGGAGATTCGGACCACGACGCGCGATCACGCCACGGTGGGGCGTGTTTCACCGACCGCGGCAACGTACTCCTATCCGTTCGCGGGGATGGTCGAGCGATCCACCTACGAGGTCAAGGTCGATTCAACCGCCAACGCCCCCACCTACCGGCGGGCCACGCACGCGACGTTGGCGACCCGCCTGGACGCGTCGCAAAAGATCCTGATTCCCTACCCACAATCTACGACGACGACAGAGTCGGAAGGGGTTGGAGCACCGGCGCCGTTTCGGACGCGGACCAACGTGCTCGAAGTCGACGGCTATGGCAGTCCGACCAACTCGACGCAGACCACGGTTGCGTCCGCAGTTGCGGGTGGACCGGCCTATTCGAGGAACGTTGCGATAAGCTACAGGAACGACGCCACGCGATGGCTGGTGGCACTGCCGCTGACGGTCACCGCCTTGAGCACTGTTCCTGGCCGCCCGGCCGAAACACGCGACTGGCGGTACGACTACGAGCAGGCAAACGGCCTACTGGCGACGGTCGAAGTGATGCCGTCGCAGTTCGACGCCACCGTCTCGGCCTCGTCGTCCGATGTGTATCTGCATACCGCCTACTCGCGGGACGCGTTCGGCCTGGTCACCGGGGTGAGCCGATCGGCCGGGACCCTCCGCGAAGAGACGATCGCCTACGACACCCTCGATCACACGTTTCCGCAGATTGTCACGAACGCTGCAGGACATCGCACCACCGTGTACTACCACTCCGGGCTGGGGGTCCTCGCCTCCATCGACGACCCCAACGGGGTTCGCACGGACCAGCTGTACGACGGATACGGAAGGGTGCGCAAGATCGACGGACCCGGCGAGGCTGACGCCACCTTCCGCTACACCTCCGGGTATTCCGGGAACAACGTGCAAGGGCGGGCCATTGTCCGAGACCTCGCACAGTCGCCGGTCCTGTGGAAGGATCCGCGCCAGACGATCGTCTATGACCGCATCGGACGTCCGGCTCGTATCGCCCACACCACTTTCGCAGGCGGCCAGTCCGTCTCCGACGTGTCTTACGATAGGCACGGCCGCGTCGTCGGCCGCACGGTGCCGTACCGCAGCAGCGGGCCGCCGCCTGCAGCGGGATCGTGGGCGTATGCCTACGACAACCTAGGCCGCATGAAGAGTTCGACCCGACCGGCGTCCGCGCCACGGACGTTCGAGTACGACGGTCTCGTTTCTAGTACCCGTGACGAGCAGGGAAACCTGCGCTACGCAGTGACCGACGTGCTGGGTCGGATCGTCAAGAGCGTTGATGTCGAGCCCGGTGGAAGAGAGTTGTCGAGCACGTTCGAATACGGACCCTTCGATGTCCTGACGGCTACGACAGGACCCGCGGGAGATGTCGTTTCGTTCGAGCACGATGCCCTGGGGCGCCTCACGAAGCGCACCAGCTTCGACGCGGGCGTGGAGACTGCCTCGTTCAATGCGTTCGGCGACCCCAAGCAGTTCACCGACGGCAGCGGTCAGACCACGACGATCGCGGTCGATGTCCTCGGACGAATTTACACCACGACGAACTCCTCGGGCACGACCTTCTTCGTATGGGACAGTGCAGCAAATGGCGTGGGCAAGCTGGCACAGACGCAAAGTGCGGATGGAGTTGCGACCGCATACAGCTACGATTTGTCCGGACGCGTCACGAACGAGGTGACCTCAGTTCAAGGGCAGTCTTGGCTCGTTGGCCGCTTGTACGACGCCTATGGGCGTCTCGAGTGGCTCACGGTGCCGAGCGCCACGCTTCGGTACACGTACAACGATCACGGCTTCCTTCATGAAATACGCGCCGACGGCACCAACGGTGCGCTGTACTGGCGCGCCGATGCCCGCAACGCGGCCGGCGCCATCACTGGCGAAACGTTTGGCAACGGGTTGCAAACGACACGAGCCTACGACATCGAGAACCGCTTGAAGTATGTCGAGAGTGCAGGCACTTCCGGCCCCATTCAACGGCTCGCCTACGACTACGCCGATCCACGAGGCCACCTGACCGGCCGGCACGATCCACGTGCGAAGACGACCGAGACGTTTGACTTCGACTTTCTTTCACGCCTGTCGCTATGGAGCGTCTATCAAGATTGCGGGCGATCCGTGCTGAAGTACGGCTACGACGACGCCGGGAACTTGCTCACGAGAACCGTCCTCGAGGGCCTGGGTGACAACGTCGTCAACAGCTACACCGGCTTAGGGGGCGGGCCGCATGCGGTGAAGAGTTCGACCACGGGGACCCGGGTCGGTTCCTTCGGCTACGACGCGGCCGGAAGGCAGACGACCGGGTCGCATAGGACGATCACGTACACGCCCTTCCACCTGCCTTCGAAGATCGTCACGTCCGCGGACACCACGGACTTCAAGTACGACGCCTTTCGCAAGCGCGTCATCAAGTCGTCCGCCTCAGAGGAGACAGCGTACGTAGGTGGAGTGTACGAGCGCCGAAAGTCGGGTGGGGCCGTTGTTCACGTCGTGACGGTCATGGGCGCCGAGCGGGCGGTAGCGCAACTGGTATCCGCCGAGACCAATGGCGTGATCACCGACCGCCATGTGCTTTACCTTCATGACGATCGGATGGGATCGACCGACGCTGTCACGGATTCGAGTGGCGCGATCACGGACCGCCTGAAATTCGACCCGTTCGGCAGTCGCCGCAATCCGCTGCAGCTAGCGGATCCGACCCGGATTCCAGACGGCGTTGTTCACCGCGGCTTCGGCGGACACGAAGCAGACCCGGAAGCGGGCCTGACCAACATGGGCGGCCGGATCTACGATCCCGCGACAGCGCGGTTCCTGACTCCCGACCCGTTTGTCCGGACGAACGGCTCGGGGCAGGCTCGCAACCCTTACTCGTACGTGCTGAACAATCCGCTCGCCTTCTCCGACCCGACCGGCTTCCAGGACGCTCGAATCGACAAATCGCTCGGCGGCGAGTCACCTCAAGGAGGCGACACCGGAGATTCCGCGTCATGGCTCTCCGAACTGCTCGAATGGCTGGTGGGTCCCAGCAAGAACTCGTCAGGGGCCTCGGGGCCTCCGTCGGCGCCCGGACAAGCGGACGTTCAGGGATCGTCCCCAGGCGGTTTTGCACAAGAACCTCTGGTGCGGCAGCCGCTTCCGCACGATCGGCCCTTGGCCGACCTTTCCCACGCCGATCAAGCCGAGGTGTTCGTTCGACAGATGCAGGTGAAGAATGACGCGGCCCGGCAGGCCCACAGAGAACTGCAGATTAGCCTGACGAATCCGCTGATGTTCATGCCGATGTTCACGCCAGGCCAGGGGCTGAAGGGTATGGAGACTGGGCCGGGAATCCTACTCGACCTGGCACTCACAGCCGACGATTTCAATGACTGGATCGGACCGTTCTATCGCATGAATCAGCGGATTGCGAACAGTGAGGCGGAAGCGCTGAAGCAGTTTCGAGCCGACCGCCGGAATACCGCGGAGCGGGCTCACTACCGGCTCGTCACGGAGTCGCTGAACGAGCGACTTGGCCTGTATTGGGCATGGCAGGAACTGCCCGACGCTCGCGCGCCTGCGCCAGCGACGTGGGAGGACGTGGTCAAGATCTTCAACCACCTCGGTCTGTACCTGCCGTCGCAAGTGCCACCGGATCCATCAAAGACCACCAACGGAACGCCCTAG